A single region of the Chrysoperla carnea chromosome 5, inChrCarn1.1, whole genome shotgun sequence genome encodes:
- the LOC123301524 gene encoding TBC1 domain family member 1 isoform X2, which produces MFVIPVECSSPLVSSKSDASYFTQKHVTELFKQMREQGGLAGHQAAGGYGAIGTTPAVTASPTTPRRRMPPRSQSSAANLTSLCADISPSSSHFFEVLYIGKIKVSHKKVPDSFIDDALLKFQAHEDAKAKEKLEKENNRKNEQYSGDKRRESQDSVTSDTGSTDSCSTKNLMNQQQPAATKQSTTTNANQLVNINNTINNNNNNNINKLKTDANSLYISDAELLSSPTEPSVILPPSVNSNQTKLNDNDIPIIRTERSDSIVSDSDIPMAAEGRGTIELDKELEDRHRVQRTISESAININNNKTFNINNNPEFQDSLNRNNIYSKSFENVPSLSVSNLDNKNNNLRLNMSMTMSAHRFGSMETLPTVDEDNTAKTDENDNNSNTEVFIKKADKNDHNRTMVFQVGRFDLRLISPDRKQILLHKQLKDVATCIQGLQNTAHFGFICREPNVETFMGYIFKCESDSVAVDVVQAIKQSFTSTTENYKRPRPAIVSCEHCPMVWYHKLCAEIENQNDRKTQAIIFKRVSFLEDDEQSTILAKFRGAEADSTREQNEFLMMLLRAHCEAKQTRHIHDTAENRSEFLNQYLGGSTIFMKAKRSLTNSFDHLLKRKGSRDDFGPQLREMHANISRETSPAIQTLDVPNSDAGESANSPTRSRTSTMSSMNGDDRSPTGSIAGDITGEKQLKSPMMDIFFKVGSSPKSPAKDATMDNKSPQITSWRQEMLNKVVSPNKNENTETEAPKKRTRDELRDLWKKAIKQALLLKRMEKENERLTARQEESAVKRIKLEYDEISPCQRDVVQVWDHIAKKDARIANKFDKNMLLQAIKQGVPRSKRGDVWHFLANQFCIKQPPFDTKQFPNYNTPYEDLLKQLTSHQHAILIDLGRTFPNHPYYSSPLGPGQLSLFNILKAYSLLDPEVGYCQGLSFVAGILLLHMPEAEAFFLLRHLMFRRGMRKLYLPDMEALQVNLYQLSRLLHDQLSDLYEHFNQHDVTPALYAAPWILTIFASQFPLGFVARVFDMIFLENPDVVFRVIVALLNIHKENLLNCDCFEEIMDYLKNTLPVIDQKTMDDVMRSVFMTDISSLLNEYRVEYHVLQEEMASVRPQLDSLAKLEQQNKQLLEQNQRFMEQLEIAVSNTQRMEQTRAAHQATINRLESQIRSLEVTVNTLGNFVNTVIEKKVDIEIPGDVRRIVQQISLSERRNVNNNIGNMKKLEPQKYMVKSLSMSRLGLNFNKNNNNINTNGPEPMPRSQSVNIGNTVAGKAVAAAAQNNNNSGNNTANNSTTGSSNTSRRNSILNAVNENLNKMETKGHRGFPLRVIDDNTSYEPPPQTTTVKPTPKYPLKTAVSQPALSVTKSSSFFANSHNHIQQQRLNSLALKQGFKDVNSLIEKLTDTKRQQQVAQQITDSNKNNVNNVNIPIEKCVSLPLNVKDNFQSDNLQKSGGKSNLNSDMLSDSGISTPVSPTNSSDEQHIGMTEIPLFDSDVHCTFNGTKQLKTIKTGVKCVKP; this is translated from the exons gtGACAGAGTTATTTAAACAAATGCGTGAACAAGGAGGTTTAGCTGGCCACCAGGCAGCTGGTGGCTATGGTGCCATTGGAACCACTCCCGCAGTGACAGCTTCTCCAACAACACCTAGACGTCGCATGCCACCTAGGTCACAAAGTAGTGCGGCAAATTTAACTTCATTATGTGCTGATATATCACCAAGTTCCAGTCATTTTTTCGAAGTGTTAtacattggaaaaattaaagtttcacATAAAAAGGTTCCAGATTCGTTTATTGATGATGCCTTACTGAAATTTCAAGCTCATGAAGATGCAAAAGCTAaggaaaaattggaaaaagagAATAATCgtaaaaatgaacaatattCTGGTGATAAACGGCGTGAATCACAG gatTCAGTAACGAGTGATACGGGTTCAACAGACAGttgttcaacaaaaaatttaatgaatcaaCAACAACCAGCGGCCACAAAACAATCCACTACCACGAACGCCAATCAATTagtcaatattaataatactattaataataataataacaataatattaacaagTTAAAAACGGATGCAAATAGCTTATACATATCAGATGCCGAATTATTATCATCCCCAACTGAACCTAGTGTAATACTACCTCCTAGTGTAAACTCCAATCAAACCAAATTAAATGATAATGACATACCAATAATACGTACAGAGCGTTCAGATAGTATTGTAAGTGATTCAGATATACCAATGGCAGCTGAAGGACGTGGTACAATTGAGTTGGATAAAGAATTAGAAGATCGACATCGTGTTCAGCGTACAATATCTGAGAgtgcaataaatattaataataacaagacttttaatataaataataatcctGAGTTTCAAGATTCATTGAatcgtaataatatttattcaaagtcATTCGAGAATGTGCCATCGTTAAGTGTTAGTAATTTggataataagaataataatttaagattaaATATGTCGATGACAATGTCAGCACATCGATTTGGTTCTATGGAAACTTTACCAACTGTCGATGAAGACAATac agcAAAAACTGATGAAAATGACAACAATTCCAATAcagaagtttttattaaaaaagcgGATAAAAATGACCATAATCGAACCATGGTGTTCCAAGTGGGACGATTTGATTTACGACTTATCAGTCCTgatcgaaaacaaattttactacataaacaattaaaagacGTTGCTACATGTATTCAAGGCTTACAAAACACTGCTCATTTTGGTTTTATATGCCGAGAACCAAATGTTGAAACTTTTATGGGTTACATATTCAAATGTGAATCAGATTCCGTAGCTGTTGATGTCGTACAAGCTATAAAACAATCATTTACAAGCACAACTGAAAATTATAAACGGCCTCGACCGGCTATAGTCAGTTGTGAACACTGTCCAATGGTTTGGTATCATAAATTGTGTGCggaaattgaaaatcaaaatgatCGTAAAACACAagcgattatttttaaaagagtatCTTTTCTAGAAGATGATGAACAAAGTACAATTTTAGCGAAATTTCGGGGTGCTGAGGCTGATTCTACACGagaacaaaatgaatttttaatgatgTTGTTGAGAGCCCATTGTGAAGCAAAACAAACTCGACATATACATGATACAGCTGAAAATCG atCGGAATTTCTGAATCAATACTTAGGCGGAAGTACAATATTTATGAAAGCTAAACGTTCCTTAACAAATTCATTTGATCATTTATTGAAACGCAAAGGATCTCGGGATGATTTTGGACCACAATTACGTGAAATGCATGCTAATATTAGTCGA GAAACATCTCCAGCAATACAAACATTGGACGTACCAAATAGCGATGCAGGTGAATCAGCAAATTCTCCAACACGGTCACGCACCTCGACAATGAGCTCAATGAATGGTGATGATAGATCACCTACGGGCAGTATAGCTGGTGATATTACCGGAGAAAAACAATTAAAGTCACCAATGATGGATAT ATTCTTTAAAGTTGGAAGCAGTCCAAAATCCCCCGCAAAAGATGCTACAATGGATAACAAATCGCCACAAATCACATCATGGCGACaagaaatgttaaataaagtGGTATcaccaaataaaaatgaaaataccgAAACAGAAGCACCAAAGAAACGCACCCGTGACGAATTACGTGATCTATGGAAAAAAGCAATCAAGCAAGCTTTACTTTTAAAGCGTatggaaaaagaaaatgaacGCTTAACAGCTCGCCAAGAGGAATCAGCTGTTAAACGGATTAAATTGGAGTATGATGAAATTAGTCCATGTCAACGTGATGTTGTTCAAGTATGGGATCATATTGCGAAAAAGGATGCACGTATCGCgaataaattcgataaaaatatgttgttacAAGCAATTAAACAAGGTGTTCCACGGAGTAAACGTGGAGATGTTTGGCATTTTTTGGCgaatcaattttgtattaaacaaCCACCTTTTGATACGAAACAGTTTCCAAACTATAATACACCGTATgaagatttattaaaacaattgacATCGCATCAACAtgcaattttaattgatttaggACGAACATTTCCAAATCATCCATACTATAGTTCACCCTTGGGCCCAGGACAATtatccttgtttaatattttaaaagcgtATTCTTTGTTGGATCCAGAAGTTGGTTATTGTCAAGGACTCAGTTTTGTTGCTGGAATTCTTTTGTTACAT ATGCCCGAAGCTGAAGCATTCTTCTTGCTACGTCATTTAATGTTTCGACGAGGAATGCGGAAGTTATACTTACCGGATATGGAAGCGTTACAAGTGAATTTATATCAATTATCACGTTTATTACACGATCAACTCTCTGATTTATATGAACATTTCAATCAGCATGATGTGACTCCGGCTTTATATGCAGCTCCATggattttaacaatatttgcaTCCCAGTTCCCATTAGGATTTGTTGCTCGAGTGTTtg atatgatttTCTTGGAAAATCCTGACGTAGTATTCCGAGTAATTGTTGCATTGTTAAATATCCACaaggaaaatttattgaattgtgATTGTTTCGAAGAAATTATGGATTATCTAAAGAATACTTTACCCGTTATTGATCAAAAAACGATGGACGATGTTATGCGAAGt GTGTTTATGACGGATATTTCATCACTATTGAACGAATATAGAGTGGAATATCATGTATTACAAGAAGAAATGGCCTCAGTTCGACCACAATTGGATTCCTTAGCAAAATTAgaacaacaaaataaacaattattggaGCAAAATCAACGGTTTATGGAGCAATTAGAG attgCAGTATCAAATACCCAACGAATGGAACAAACGCGTGCCGCACACCAAGCCACAATAAATCGCCTAGAATCACAAATTCGTAGCCTTGAAGTGACTGTCAACACTTtaggaaattttgttaataccGTTATTGAAAAGAAAGTTGATATCGAAATACCTGGTGATGTTCGACGCATTGTACAACAAATTTCCTTATCTGAACGACgtaatgttaataataacatCGGAAACATGAAAAAATTGGAGCCACAAAAATATATGGTCAAATCTTTGAGTATGAGTCGTTTAGgtttaaatttcaacaaaaataataataatataaataccaaTGGACCGGAACCAATGCCACGTTCACAGAGTGTGAATATTGGGAATACAGTTGCTGGAAAAGCAGTTGCCGCAGCTGCGcaaaataacaacaatagtGGTAATAATACTGCTAACAATAGTACTACTGGAAGTAGTAACACAAGTCGGCGTAATTCGATATTGAATGCAGTCaacgaaaatttgaataaaatggaAACAAAAGGTCATCGAGGATTCCCACTTCGTGTAATCGACGATAATACTTCATACGAACCGCCACCACAAACCACAACCGTGAAACCTACACCGAAATATCCGTTAAAAACGGCCGTAAGTCAACCAGCATTGAGTGTAACAAAATCATCAAGTTTCTTTGCGAATTCCCACAACCATATTCAGCAGCAACGATTAAATTCATTAGCATTAAAACAAGGTTTTAAGGATGTAAAtagtttaatcgaaaaattaaccGATACTAAACGACAACAACAAGTGGCTCAACAAATAAcggattcaaataaaaacaacgtAAATAACGTTAATATTccaattgaaaaatgtgtatcgTTACCGTTAAACgttaaagataattttcaaagtgataatttacaaaaaagtggTGGAAAGTCAAATTTAAATTCTGATATGCTATCAGATAGTGGTATTAGTACACCAGTCTCCCCTACAAATAGTAGTGATGAAC